In Longimicrobium sp., the genomic stretch TCTCGATAGGGTCCACCCCGATCCCGCCCGTCGCCAGGATGACGAGCGGGGTGAGCCCCAGGAGCCACGCCGCCGGCTTCGCGGCGCGGTCCAGCGCGCGTGCCACCTAGAAGTTCCTCCGGAGGTCCATTCCGCGGTACAGCCCCGCCACCTGGTCCGCGTAGCCGTTGAACATCAGCGTCGGCCTGCGCAGAAAGGTGCCGATGCGCCGCTCGCGCGCCTGGCTCCAGCGCGGGTGGTCCACCTGCGGATTGACGTTGGCGTAGAAGCCGTACTCGTTGGGCGCGGACACGTTCCACGCCGTGCGCGGCTGCCGGTCCGTAAAGCGGATGCGCACGATGCTCTTGATGGACTTGAAGCCGTACTTCCACGGCACCACCAGCCGCAGCGGCGCGCCGTTCTGCGCCGGGAGCGGTTTGCCGTAGATCCCCGTGGCGAGCAGCGTCAGCGGGTGCATCGCCTCGTCCATGCGCAGCCCCTCCACGTACGGCCACTCCAGCACGCCGCGCTGCTGCCCGGGCATCTGCCGCGGGTCGTGCAGCGTGGTGAACTCCACGAAGCGCGCACCCGGGAGGGGCTCGGCGCGGGCGAGCACGTCGCGCAGCGGGATCCCCTGCCAGGGAACCACCAGCGACCACGCCTCCACGCAGCGCAGCCGGTAGGTGCGGTCCTGCACGCGGTTTGCGCGGATGAGGGTGTCGATGGGATAGCGACCGGGCTTGCGGCAGAGCCCCTCGATGCTGACCGTCCACGGCCGCG encodes the following:
- the msrP gene encoding protein-methionine-sulfoxide reductase catalytic subunit MsrP; translation: IATVAAPASLVACAEAEGAQDKANSYEEITQYNNFYEFGTDKEDPARLAPRLLKTRPWTVSIEGLCRKPGRYPIDTLIRANRVQDRTYRLRCVEAWSLVVPWQGIPLRDVLARAEPLPGARFVEFTTLHDPRQMPGQQRGVLEWPYVEGLRMDEAMHPLTLLATGIYGKPLPAQNGAPLRLVVPWKYGFKSIKSIVRIRFTDRQPRTAWNVSAPNEYGFYANVNPQVDHPRWSQARERRIGTFLRRPTLMFNGYADQVAGLYRGMDLRRNF